Genomic window (Spiroplasma sabaudiense Ar-1343):
ATTTTTTCTATTTAAATAAAATTTATTGTAAAAAAATATTTTTTGTATAAAATTAAATAGAAAGGAAAAAATTATTATGTCAAAAACAGATATTATTAAAAGCGATACTTTAATTGCTGACGAAGCCAAGGTTTCAAGCAAAAAAATATCGAAAAAATTATCTAAAACTAATTCAAGCCAATCTGGTTGAAATAAATTTTTGAGTATGCTTCAAGAGCTTGGTAAATCATTGCAATTTCCAATTGCGGTTTTACCTTTTGCGGCGATTTTAAATCGTTTTGGAGCCTTAGGAATTCAGTTTACAACCGATGCGGCGGGTGAAATTACTAACCAAGCTGGTTATTGAATTTCATTCTTCTTTCAAGCCCCGGGGGGGGTTGTCTTTGATAACCTGCCATTGCTTTTTGCAATTGGGGTAGCATTTGGATTAGCCAAAGATCACCGTGGTGAGGTGGCATTAATTAGTACGGTATTCTACCTAATTATTGTCGCTTTAACAGGTAAAGAGGGCAGTTTGCCAGAAGCAATTTATGGAACATTGTTACCATTTAAAACTGCTGATGGGAAAGAACTATTCTCAAGCTTATTCTACGTACCAGTTTACGAAGAGGGCGTTATTGTTGGAGGAGCTTATGTTTTAAGTGTTGGGGTATTGGGAGGAATTGTCTCAGGATGTTTCTCAGCGTACCTTTATAATCGCTTAAAAGAGATTCAGTTACCTCAAGCACTATCATTCTTTTCTGGGCGACGTTTTGTCCCAATGGTTGCCATGGTTGTTGCCATGGGAGTAGCATTTGGATTTGCAGTTGTGTGACCATGAATTCAATTTGTCTTAATGAAATTTGGAAATTTGGTGGCCAATCCAGAAAATCCAGCCGTAGCCGTTCCGGGAACAGCTGTATTTGCAGCTTTGAACCGTTTCTTACTGCCATTTGGTCTTCACCAAATTTTAAATACCTTCTTTTGATTCCAATTACCAATTAACGGATTTGTAATTGATCCAATTACAGGTAATGCTGGAACTGTTGAAAAATGAGTAAGCGGGGATATTAATGCCTTTGCTCAAGGAATTGAAGGTTCAGGGCTTTTCCAAGGAGGATGATTCCCAATTATGATGGGAGGAATGCCAATGGCGGCTGTTGCGATGATTATGGCAGCCCCAAAAGCTAAACGCCAACAAGTGGCTGGATTCTTAGGAGGAGTTGCTGCAGTATCATTTATTAGTGGTATTACAGAACCAATCGAATTCTCATTTGTATTTATTGCCCCAGTATTATTTGGAATTCATGTTGGACTTAGTGCGGTCTTCTTTGCGGTTTCAACTGCAATGCGTATTCAATTAGGATTTGGATTTAGTGCTGGATTAATTGATTATGTTGTTTCGTTTGCTCAGTCATGAGGGTTCTCACAGCACAACACTGGAGCGTTTAAAGTATTGGCAAACCCATTAATGACTCTAGTCTTAACAGTGGGAGCAGGAGCTGCTTACTACTTCATTTTCTACGGTGTGATTGTTAAAATGAACATTCAAACACCAGGTCGTGAAATTGAAGTTGATGGTGCTGCACCAGTGGCAATAGTGAAAACCGAAAAAACTAAAGGGAAAAAGGATTTTACTGCTAAAGCACAAGCAATTATTGATGCTCTAGGAGCTGACAATATTGAAATTGTTGATAACTGTACAACAAGATTACGTCTAACTCTAAAAGATGCAAATGATGGAAACATCAATGATGCAGCAATTAAAGCTGCAGGAGCTTTTGGTATTAAAAGACTTGGTGACAAATCAATGCAAATTGTTTTGGGACCTGATGTTCAACAAGTATCATCAAAAATGAAAGAATTACTTGGAAAACAATAATTATTAATTTTGTTTTTAAAATAATGATTTATTTAAATATAAAAAAGCAAACCTGCTTAAAACAGGTTTGCTTTTTTTAAGAAAAAACACCACAAAGGTGGTGTAAAATTTTTAAAATGAAGGTTATTTATAACTTAAAATTGACGAATTTATTAATGGTGGGCGTAATCACCATAACTATTGTGGGTGTGGTATGTTTCATAAGTGACAGTAACTTCACCAACTACTAAATTAGCGTCTAAGCCAAAAATTGTTGACTGGTGATTATTGTTAATTACCCCGTCACCATATTTAACAAAGAATTTTTCAAATCCTAAATTTTTTATAGTGTCGGGATTTTTTTCACGAATTTTTTCTCATAGTTCGTGAATTCTTGGGGCTTTATCAAATCCGGCTCCAAAACGGCCTAGCTCAGTATTAATTATTAAGTCTTCTACATTTAGGGGTTTATCCTTATAGGGAATTAGGTTGTAAGTAACTTTTATTTCTCCCTCAAATGAATGGGCTTTAGTATTTGCCATTATGGTTGCCGTTGTAGTGGTACTATCAATACCAGGCTTAAACATAAGATCTTGCAAAGAAAGGTATCTTTTCACATAACTTTCTTGTTCGGGATCTAGGTCAGCGTTTTTTTCCTTTAATGCGATAAAAATCGAATACAATTCCGGGGGAGCGGTAGTGTACTTAACTTGAATATCTCCTAAATCCAAATTTTTTATTACATCACTTAGTTTTGTCTTGGGTCTAGCCACTTTTGTTGTGGTACAGGCTGTCACTACCGTAATTGGGGTTACAAGTAATGAGAATGAACCAAGAACACTCAAGATTTTTTTCAAAATAGCCTCCTTCTGTGTATTACTACAGCATCAACGGTCTATCTTCTTGTATGAACTGGTTAACTTTTGTTAACAAAAATATATTAACACGATTTTTTTAAAAAGGAATAATTATATTTGTAAAAATAATTATTAAATTAAATCTCTAAAAAAATCAAAAAAAACTATTATTTTTCTTTATTTGTAATAAAATTAATTATAAGAAAAGAGTTATTTAAAATATGAGCAAAACCAAAAAGTCTTTGAAAGAATATAAAAATTTTTTATCTCAGTATCGGAAAATTAACTGATTTAATTTATTTTTTTTCATTTTTGATTTAATAATTTTTATTTTGGTTTTTGCAGGGTTTTTAACTACAATTTGTCTTAATGAATTATCACAAAAAGAAGAAAAAATCGTTTCTTACATTGTTTTAGGACTTTCGTTTTATATTCTAATCAAATTTACAGTTACCAATTTTTTTTATAGCAATATTTATTTTTTGAAACTTAATATTTATAAGAAATCAATTGAAATTGATAGCATTGAAATTGAAAAAAATGAAAAAATTGATTTTGTACCATTCTGATTTTTGGTGATATTAATCACTATTAACATTATTTCAACAATTATCATAAATTTTCAAGCTGACACCGTTTTTGAGAATCAACCAGTTATTTCTGCGTGTATTTCAACTATGGCTAGTGTCTTGCTAATTCCTTCATTTTCAGCAATTTTAAACAAAATAACTGAAGTTAAGAAACCAGTAGTTAATAACTATACCAATTTATTAAAACAACAATTTGTTAGTTTTAAGGATTTATTCAAATCTTGCAAACCAGGAGAAAACTTTGAATTCGTTTATTTTAGTGATCTAACACTACAAAGTAAAAGGGGAATATTCATTATTGATAGCACTAAAAAAAATAAAAAAATTAATGATTTTAATCATGAAATTATTGAGATTTATTGTAAAATTTGAGCTAAATACTACGATTTCTTAATGCTAACCAAAAATCAAAATATAAAGTCACGTAGTGCGTATTCTCTTGAAAGAGAATTTGATAAAATATTTATAAATTTTTTAGAGTGGTAATTGTTAAATAATTTTAGACACTTATTGAGCGATTTTAAAATAAATAAAATTAATAAATTTAGCAAATATAAATTAAATTTTGTGCTACTATTTTCAAGAATGTTTTTAGCTATGACCCATATAAGGTTTGGAATTTTAAGATTTTTTTGTTATAATTATTTAAGATATATGAGGTAGATTATGTTACTGAATAAAATTATTGCAAAGAATTTTATAAAACCTGGAATTAAGACTG
Coding sequences:
- a CDS encoding PTS transporter subunit EIIC, whose protein sequence is MSKTDIIKSDTLIADEAKVSSKKISKKLSKTNSSQSGWNKFLSMLQELGKSLQFPIAVLPFAAILNRFGALGIQFTTDAAGEITNQAGYWISFFFQAPGGVVFDNLPLLFAIGVAFGLAKDHRGEVALISTVFYLIIVALTGKEGSLPEAIYGTLLPFKTADGKELFSSLFYVPVYEEGVIVGGAYVLSVGVLGGIVSGCFSAYLYNRLKEIQLPQALSFFSGRRFVPMVAMVVAMGVAFGFAVVWPWIQFVLMKFGNLVANPENPAVAVPGTAVFAALNRFLLPFGLHQILNTFFWFQLPINGFVIDPITGNAGTVEKWVSGDINAFAQGIEGSGLFQGGWFPIMMGGMPMAAVAMIMAAPKAKRQQVAGFLGGVAAVSFISGITEPIEFSFVFIAPVLFGIHVGLSAVFFAVSTAMRIQLGFGFSAGLIDYVVSFAQSWGFSQHNTGAFKVLANPLMTLVLTVGAGAAYYFIFYGVIVKMNIQTPGREIEVDGAAPVAIVKTEKTKGKKDFTAKAQAIIDALGADNIEIVDNCTTRLRLTLKDANDGNINDAAIKAAGAFGIKRLGDKSMQIVLGPDVQQVSSKMKELLGKQ
- a CDS encoding lipoprotein — protein: MKKILSVLGSFSLLVTPITVVTACTTTKVARPKTKLSDVIKNLDLGDIQVKYTTAPPELYSIFIALKEKNADLDPEQESYVKRYLSLQDLMFKPGIDSTTTTATIMANTKAHSFEGEIKVTYNLIPYKDKPLNVEDLIINTELGRFGAGFDKAPRIHELWEKIREKNPDTIKNLGFEKFFVKYGDGVINNNHQSTIFGLDANLVVGEVTVTYETYHTHNSYGDYAHH